In the genome of Hydrogenophaga sp. PBL-H3, the window CTCCCACGTGCCCGCCATCGGCGCTGCGCTCGACCTCGGAAAGACGCAGGAGCCGTATTGGCAACCCGTGTTCCAGGGCTACGAGTTCGGCAAGCAGTGGATGAAGGACAACAAACCCGATGTGATCTTTCTGGTCTACAACGACCACGCCACAGCCTTCAGCCTGGACATCATTCCCACCTTCGCCATCGGCACGGCGGCCGAGTACCAGCCGGCCGACGAAGGCTGGGGCCCGCGCCCGGTGCCCAAGGTCATCGGCCATCCGGCGCTGTCCGCGCACATCGCGCAGTCGGTCATCCAGCAGGACTTTGACCTCACCATCGTCAACAAGATGGACGTGGACCACGGCCTGACTGTGCCGCTCTCGCTGATGTGCGGCCAGCCCCAGGCCTGGCCTTGTCCGGTGATCCCGTTCGCGGTCAACGTGGTGCAGTACCCCGTGCCCAGCGGGCGGCGCTGCTACAACCTCGGCAAGGCGATTGCCAAGGCGGTGGCGAGTTTCGATGAAGACCTCAATGTGCAGATTTGGGGCACGGGCGGCATGAGCCACCAGCTGCAGGGTCCACGCGCCGGCCTGATCAACAAGGACTTCGACAACGAGTTCCTCGACAAGCTGATCAACGACCCCGAAGCCGCGGCGAGCATCCCGCACATCGACTACGTGCGCGAAGCCGGCAGCGAGGGCATCGAGCTCGTGATGTGGCTGATCGCGCGTGGCGCCATGGCCGACGCGGCCGGTGGGCCCAAGCCCAAGGCTGTGCGCCGCTTCTACCATGTGCCTGCCTCGAACACGGCGGTGGGCCACCTGATTCTGGAGAACACCTGACATGACAAAAACCATCAAAGTCGCCCTCGCAGGCGCCGGTGCCTTCGGCATCAAGCACCTGGACGGCATCAAGAACATCGACGGCGTTGAAGTCATCTCGCTGATCAGCCGCGATCTCGACAAGACGAAGGAAGTGGCGGCCAAGTACGGCATCAAGCACGTCACCACCGAGCTGTCCGATTCGCTCGCGCTCAAGGAGCTCGACGCCGTCATCCTGTGCACGCCCACGCAGATGCACGCCGAGCAGACCCTGGCCTGCCTGAAGGCCGGCAAGCATGTGCAGGTGGAGATTCCGCTGGCCGACAGCCTGGCGGGTGCGCAGGCCGTGGTGCAAGAACAGAAGAAGACCGGGCTGGTTGCGATGTGCGGCCACACCCGCCGCTTCAACCCCAGCCACCAGCACGTGCACAACGAGATCAAGGCCGGGCGGTTCAACATCCAGCAGATGGATGTGCAGACCTACTTTTTCCGCCGGACCAACACCAACGCGCTGGGCCAGGCACGCAGCTGGACCGACCACCTGCTGTGGCACCACGCCGCACACACGGTTGATCTGTTCGCCTACCAGTGCGGCAGTCCGATCGTGCAGGCCAACGCCATCCAGGGACCGATCCACTCCGCACTCGGTATTGCGATGGACATGAGCATCCAGCTCAAGGCCGCCAATGGCGCCATCTGCACGCTCAGCCTGAGCTTCAACAACGACGGCCCGCTGGGCACCTTTTTCCGATACATCGGCGACACCGCGACCTACCTCGCGCGCTACGACGACCTGTTCACCGGCAAGGAAGAAAAGATCGATGTGTCGAAGGTGGCGGTGAGCATGAACGGCATCGAGCTGCAGGACCGCGAATTCTTCGCCGCCATCCGCGAAGGCCGCGAGCCCAACTCGAGCGTGGCCAGTGTTTTTGCTTGCTACGAAGTGCTGCACCAGTTGGAACAGCAGTTGAACGCGAACGGCTGAAGCCATGCAACAACGACAACTCGGCCCCTTCAAAGTCTCGGCCCTGGGCCTGGGCTGCATGAACATCTGCCATGCCTACGGTGCGCCCGTCACACCCGATGCAGCCGAGCGTCTGTTGCTGTCTGCGCTGGACCAGGGCGTTACGCATTTCGACACTGCAGCGCTCTACGGCTTTGGTGTGAGCGAGACGCTGGTGGGCAAGGCTCTTTCAAAGCGCCGAAGCGAGTTCACGCTGGCCAGCAAGTGCGGCATGCAGGGTGTGGACCTGGCGGGCGACGGCAAACTGGTGCGCGTGATCGATGGTCGACCCGAGACGATCCGCGCCACCTGCGAGGCCGCACTCAAACGCCTGAAGACCGATGTGATCGACCTCTACTACCTGCACCGCTGGGACAAGCAAGTGCCGATCGAGGAGAGCGTGGGCGCGCTGAGCGACCTTGTGCGTGCGGGCAAGATCCAGACCATCGGCTTGAGCGAGGTGTCGGCCTCCACGCTGCGCCGCGCCCACGCGGTGCACCCGATCACCGCATTGCAGACCGAGTATTCGCTGTGGACGCGCAACCCCGAGATCGCGGTGTTGCAAGCCTGCCGCGAACTCGGCGTGGCCTTCGTGGCGTTCAGCCCGGTGGCGCGTGGTTTCCTGTGCGGCGAGATCGATGTGGGCACGCTGGACGCCAAGGACATCCGCCGCACCATGCCGCGTTTTGCGCCCGACAACTACGCTGCCAACCTCAAGCTGCTGGCCCCGTTCCAGGCCATCGCGCGCGAGGTGGGTTGCACGCCCGCCCAGCTGGCCATCGCATGGCTGCTGCACCTGGGCAACGACATCCTGCCCATTCCCGGCACGGCGCGCGAAGACCACCTGCGCGAGAACATCGGCGCGGCGGATGTGAAGCTGGATGTGGCCACCATGGCCAAACTGGACGCGTTGATCAACCAGCAGACCGTCAAAGGCAACCGCTACAACGAGCAGGCCAACCGCGAAGTCGACACCGAAGCCTGGTGATCCGAGCCGCTCCGCCGCTGCGCGGGTCGCTGCCCCCGGACTTACCTGGGCTGCCGCACGCAGCTCAAGTCGCCTTCCCTGCAATCCAGAAACCGCTGCAACTCGGCGGTGCGCTCGCGGGTCATGCGCGCCTGGCACTGCCAGTTGACCATGGGTGCGGCGCTGCCTCCCTCGATGCCGCTTTTCTCGAACTCACACGCTTTCACGCGGTACTGAATCCACTCGGTCTGCACCTGGCGAAGCAGCTTTCGCTGCGGGTTGCCCACGCTCTGCGACAGGGTCTTGTAGGCCGTGCTGTAAGCGGCGGTGGCATTCTCGAAATCCTGAAAGGCGCAGGCGTTCAGCGCGCTCTGGGTGCCGGGTGCCTTCGAACAGTCCACGGGCTCTGACTTGTTGCCCGTGGCCAGTGCCAACGCGCAGTGGCCTGTCAGGCCCAGGATCAACAGACGTTTCAGCAGGGTGGCTTTCATGCGGGCGCTCCGTGGCGCCGGAGTGGCGCGGTGGTCGGATTGTGCGGTGATCCCGCCCGACATGAAACGAAACAAACCGAAACCGCCTTGAGACGACGCGCGAGCGGGGTGTCGGCACCATCACGGTCATGTTCAACCCCTCCCCATCAAGGACACCGTCATGAATCCCTGGATCAAACGTTCCCTCATCGCCCTGACCGGCGTCACCATCGCCGTGGGTGGCCTCACCGCTTGCGGCACGCGCGGCCACCATGAACACGGCCCCATGAGCGCCGAGCGCATGACCGAGATGCGCGGCAAGGTCATCGACCGTGTGACGAAGAAGCTCGACCTCACCGCCGAGCAGCAGCAGAAGCTCGGTGTGCTGGCCGACAAGCTGCAGGCGCAACGCGCCGCCTTCATCGGTCAGACCACCGACCCGCGCGCCGAGGTGCGCCAACTGGTGGCCGGCGAGAAATTCGATCGCGCCCGCGCACTGAGCCTGCTGGACGAGAAAACCCGCGTGGTACAGGTGAGCAGCCCCGACGTGATCAACGCCATGGCCGACTTCTACGACAGCCTCAACCCGACCCAGCAGGCCGAGGTGCGCGAACTGATGCAAAAGCGCAGGGGCTGGTTTGGCCGCAGCTGATGGCGCCACGCCATCCACAGCAACGCAGTGTGAGAATGCCGCATGCACCGTGTACTGCTCATTGACGATGACGAACAGCTCGGGCCGCCGCTGGCCACCTACTTCCAGCGGTTCGAGCTTCAACTCACTCATGCACTCAAACCCAGCGAAGGCCTGGCGCGCTTGCGCAGTGGCGTGTTTGACGCCGCCATCCTCGACGTCATGCTGCCCGAGATGGATGGCTTCGAACTCTGCCGCACCATCCGCAAGGAAAGCGACATTCCCATCGTCATGCTGACCGCGCGTGGCGACGTGATGGATCGCGTGGTCGGCCTGGAGCTCGGCGCCGACGCCTACCTGCCCAAACCCTTCGAGCCCCGCGAACTGGTGGCCCACATCCAGACCATGCTGCGGCGTCGAAACGGTCACAACGGGCCGGCCAATGGTGCTGCG includes:
- a CDS encoding class III extradiol dioxygenase subunit beta codes for the protein MARITASVYTSHVPAIGAALDLGKTQEPYWQPVFQGYEFGKQWMKDNKPDVIFLVYNDHATAFSLDIIPTFAIGTAAEYQPADEGWGPRPVPKVIGHPALSAHIAQSVIQQDFDLTIVNKMDVDHGLTVPLSLMCGQPQAWPCPVIPFAVNVVQYPVPSGRRCYNLGKAIAKAVASFDEDLNVQIWGTGGMSHQLQGPRAGLINKDFDNEFLDKLINDPEAAASIPHIDYVREAGSEGIELVMWLIARGAMADAAGGPKPKAVRRFYHVPASNTAVGHLILENT
- a CDS encoding Gfo/Idh/MocA family oxidoreductase, with the protein product MTKTIKVALAGAGAFGIKHLDGIKNIDGVEVISLISRDLDKTKEVAAKYGIKHVTTELSDSLALKELDAVILCTPTQMHAEQTLACLKAGKHVQVEIPLADSLAGAQAVVQEQKKTGLVAMCGHTRRFNPSHQHVHNEIKAGRFNIQQMDVQTYFFRRTNTNALGQARSWTDHLLWHHAAHTVDLFAYQCGSPIVQANAIQGPIHSALGIAMDMSIQLKAANGAICTLSLSFNNDGPLGTFFRYIGDTATYLARYDDLFTGKEEKIDVSKVAVSMNGIELQDREFFAAIREGREPNSSVASVFACYEVLHQLEQQLNANG
- a CDS encoding aldo/keto reductase, producing the protein MQQRQLGPFKVSALGLGCMNICHAYGAPVTPDAAERLLLSALDQGVTHFDTAALYGFGVSETLVGKALSKRRSEFTLASKCGMQGVDLAGDGKLVRVIDGRPETIRATCEAALKRLKTDVIDLYYLHRWDKQVPIEESVGALSDLVRAGKIQTIGLSEVSASTLRRAHAVHPITALQTEYSLWTRNPEIAVLQACRELGVAFVAFSPVARGFLCGEIDVGTLDAKDIRRTMPRFAPDNYAANLKLLAPFQAIAREVGCTPAQLAIAWLLHLGNDILPIPGTAREDHLRENIGAADVKLDVATMAKLDALINQQTVKGNRYNEQANREVDTEAW
- a CDS encoding lysozyme inhibitor LprI family protein, with product MKATLLKRLLILGLTGHCALALATGNKSEPVDCSKAPGTQSALNACAFQDFENATAAYSTAYKTLSQSVGNPQRKLLRQVQTEWIQYRVKACEFEKSGIEGGSAAPMVNWQCQARMTRERTAELQRFLDCREGDLSCVRQPR
- a CDS encoding Spy/CpxP family protein refolding chaperone, which encodes MNPWIKRSLIALTGVTIAVGGLTACGTRGHHEHGPMSAERMTEMRGKVIDRVTKKLDLTAEQQQKLGVLADKLQAQRAAFIGQTTDPRAEVRQLVAGEKFDRARALSLLDEKTRVVQVSSPDVINAMADFYDSLNPTQQAEVRELMQKRRGWFGRS
- a CDS encoding response regulator transcription factor, with product MHRVLLIDDDEQLGPPLATYFQRFELQLTHALKPSEGLARLRSGVFDAAILDVMLPEMDGFELCRTIRKESDIPIVMLTARGDVMDRVVGLELGADAYLPKPFEPRELVAHIQTMLRRRNGHNGPANGAAVPDVLAFEGLTIDPARRSVTRQGEMVDLTGTEFELLHLLARESGRVFTRDDILNQLRGHEADLYTRAVDIVVSRLRKKLEPLDCIKTLRNAGYSLALRRLGPTPP